Proteins encoded by one window of Candidatus Saccharibacteria bacterium:
- the recF gene encoding DNA replication and repair protein RecF (All proteins in this family for which functions are known are DNA-binding proteins that assist the filamentation of RecA onto DNA for the initiation of recombination or recombinational repair.) encodes MLKALSLQYFRSYTSLTIEFDSNLIVIAGPNAVGKTNLIESIFVLATTKSFRGSDAELIQYTKPYYSLQAQYDKDRIDMHYTTLLSDKPTVHKLAKLNGKRRPLSSVVGLSPAVLFEPNDMNLLTGPPSQRRKYLDVVLSQTDNIYLEQLRNYKKLITQRNSLLMQARHQAKQSIADHLFVYDVQLVEPAEYITQTRLKFLTSIVKTVQSKYIILADKESRRPKTFYLPNLDPAANTLSQYANSHIRDQAAAHTLVGPHRDDFELKLIEKKRQVAASRGEMRSLLLALKLAELEYMEEQLQKEPILLLDDVFSELDASRRKHLIKAINSHQTFITTTEAPQTELKDYQLIDLSGAKT; translated from the coding sequence ATGCTCAAAGCCTTAAGTCTTCAATATTTTCGTTCTTACACTAGCCTGACTATAGAATTTGATAGTAATCTAATTGTTATTGCTGGGCCCAATGCGGTTGGTAAAACCAACTTGATAGAATCTATTTTTGTGCTAGCTACCACTAAGTCATTTCGTGGTTCAGATGCCGAGCTAATACAGTATACAAAACCGTATTATAGCTTACAGGCTCAATACGACAAGGATCGGATTGATATGCACTACACCACTCTCTTAAGTGACAAACCAACAGTTCATAAGCTAGCCAAGCTAAATGGCAAGCGTAGGCCGCTAAGCTCGGTGGTAGGTTTGAGCCCGGCCGTACTATTTGAGCCTAACGACATGAATCTATTGACCGGCCCACCAAGCCAACGGCGTAAGTATCTCGACGTAGTGCTGTCGCAGACGGATAATATTTATCTGGAGCAGCTGCGTAATTACAAAAAACTAATAACCCAACGCAACAGCCTGCTTATGCAGGCTAGACACCAAGCTAAGCAAAGCATAGCCGACCACCTGTTTGTGTACGACGTTCAGTTGGTCGAGCCCGCCGAGTATATAACCCAGACCCGCCTAAAATTCTTAACTAGCATAGTTAAAACAGTGCAATCTAAATACATTATTTTAGCCGACAAAGAATCCCGGCGGCCAAAAACATTCTATCTGCCAAACCTGGACCCAGCAGCAAATACCCTGAGCCAATACGCCAACAGTCACATACGTGATCAAGCTGCAGCCCATACCTTGGTGGGGCCACACCGTGACGACTTTGAACTAAAGTTAATCGAAAAAAAGCGACAAGTAGCCGCCTCCAGAGGCGAGATGCGCTCACTACTACTCGCACTTAAGCTGGCGGAGCTGGAATACATGGAGGAGCAGCTACAAAAGGAGCCGATATTATTGCTAGACGATGTATTTAGCGAACTCGACGCCAGTCGGCGTAAGCATTTAATAAAAGCTATTAATTCCCATCAAACCTTCATAACCACCACCGAAGCCCCTCAAACTGAGCTCAAAGACTATCAGCTAATTGATCTAAGCGGCGCAAAAACCTAA
- a CDS encoding Ig-like domain-containing protein produces the protein MRRWLIVLGILLTIAVAGGALAVYSFNRSGKFRVVGGSPSNKSTNVPPENTITLVFSQDLDTNQAQTFLQTSPSQLFVMELQKNKLVLTPAKPLQEKSQYLISINNIRSTQGQQTSTSILFTTGVNNSPRAQFIRLLPFSGSDFNIFYNENLDGFTVQISTKSMDQAKAQALQYFRDNNVDPNKQRIDFQQLRYLQGKGAPPPN, from the coding sequence ATGAGAAGGTGGCTGATTGTGCTGGGCATACTGCTAACTATAGCTGTGGCGGGCGGGGCTTTGGCAGTTTATAGCTTTAACCGATCTGGCAAGTTTCGGGTGGTTGGCGGCTCTCCAAGCAACAAAAGCACCAATGTGCCGCCAGAGAACACGATTACACTTGTGTTCTCTCAAGACCTCGACACCAACCAAGCCCAAACCTTTTTACAAACATCGCCCAGCCAGCTATTTGTAATGGAGTTGCAAAAAAATAAGTTAGTGCTAACACCGGCCAAGCCTTTGCAAGAAAAATCTCAATATTTGATTTCAATAAACAATATACGATCGACTCAGGGCCAGCAGACCAGCACTAGTATTTTATTTACAACTGGAGTTAATAATTCGCCAAGAGCACAATTTATTAGGCTTTTACCATTCAGTGGCAGTGACTTTAATATATTCTATAACGAAAATTTAGACGGGTTCACGGTTCAAATATCGACCAAGTCGATGGACCAAGCCAAAGCCCAGGCTCTGCAGTACTTTCGAGACAACAATGTAGACCCTAACAAGCAAAGAATTGATTTTCAGCAGCTGAGATACCTGCAGGGCAAAGGTGCTCCACCGCCCAACTAA
- a CDS encoding DUF87 domain-containing protein, protein MARKPKVDPAVQAQIDRQTAMQSEAQKIYREGVVTLRDMIAPSSFEVESSYIKIGKRYARTLFIYAYPRSLFTGWLSPIINLDEVIDISMSIEPVESRVVLDNLRKKVTQMEATYSINQEKGKVRDPGLEAALQDAEELRDKLQVGEDRFFRLGLYITIYGKDLKELNEVGRRIESVFGTALIYTKPTTIQMEQGFTTTLPMGQDQIQVRRNMDTGAISTSFPFTTANLSNDEGILYGINRHNNGLVLFDRFSLENANMVVFAKSGAGKSFAVKLECLRSLMLGSEVIVIDPENEYRTLCDAVGGSFLHLSLASSTRINPFDIPTTIDSEEADNALRANIIMLHGLLRLMTGEMSPAEEADLDVALINTYAQKGITNDPLTHKAEPPIMQDLYNTLNQMGGNGPALAARLRRYTEGTFSGIFSQQSNVDLSSNFVVFNIRDLEDELRPIGMYITLNYIWNRVKTERKKRILVVDEAWQLMQYQDSAMFLFSIAKRARKYYLGLTTISQDVEDFLSTRLGRAIVNNSSLQLLLKQNPAAVDIVSQTFKLTSEEAKLLSQFPVGEGLFFAGLSHIILRILAFPGEEQLITTNPKDILDSLEQAKAQVQGASAGAQAAEAQNLAQQNATGAE, encoded by the coding sequence ATGGCCAGAAAACCCAAGGTTGACCCGGCGGTTCAGGCTCAAATTGATCGCCAAACGGCCATGCAGTCTGAAGCTCAAAAAATCTATCGCGAGGGTGTCGTTACTCTGCGCGATATGATTGCGCCAAGTTCTTTTGAGGTCGAGAGCAGCTACATAAAAATTGGCAAGCGCTATGCCCGCACTCTGTTTATATACGCTTACCCACGTTCGTTATTCACGGGCTGGCTAAGCCCAATTATTAATCTCGATGAAGTAATTGACATATCAATGTCAATCGAGCCGGTAGAATCAAGGGTGGTACTAGATAATTTGCGCAAGAAAGTTACCCAAATGGAGGCCACCTATAGCATAAACCAGGAGAAGGGTAAGGTGCGCGACCCCGGGCTAGAGGCTGCCCTACAAGATGCCGAAGAATTGCGCGACAAGCTGCAGGTGGGCGAAGACCGGTTCTTTCGCCTAGGCTTATATATAACTATTTACGGCAAAGACCTAAAAGAGCTTAATGAAGTTGGCCGGCGCATTGAAAGCGTGTTTGGTACAGCACTAATTTACACCAAACCCACCACCATTCAGATGGAACAAGGCTTTACCACTACTTTGCCGATGGGCCAAGATCAAATTCAGGTACGCCGCAACATGGATACGGGTGCTATTAGCACCAGTTTTCCATTTACCACCGCCAACCTAAGTAACGACGAGGGTATATTGTATGGCATTAACCGCCACAACAATGGCTTGGTGTTGTTTGATCGCTTCTCTCTAGAAAATGCCAATATGGTGGTGTTTGCCAAGTCGGGTGCTGGTAAGAGTTTTGCGGTTAAGCTGGAGTGCTTGCGTTCACTCATGCTGGGGTCCGAAGTAATTGTGATCGACCCCGAAAATGAATACAGGACCTTGTGTGATGCCGTGGGCGGTAGCTTCTTGCACCTAAGCCTGGCCAGCTCTACGCGCATTAATCCATTTGATATCCCCACCACAATTGATAGTGAAGAGGCCGATAATGCCCTGCGAGCCAATATAATTATGTTGCATGGGCTGTTGCGACTAATGACCGGCGAGATGAGCCCAGCCGAAGAAGCCGATCTCGACGTGGCACTGATCAATACCTATGCTCAAAAGGGCATAACTAACGACCCCCTAACCCATAAGGCTGAGCCGCCAATTATGCAAGATCTGTATAACACCCTTAATCAGATGGGCGGTAACGGACCTGCCCTGGCGGCTCGCCTGCGGCGTTACACCGAGGGTACTTTCTCGGGTATTTTTAGTCAGCAGAGCAATGTTGACCTAAGCTCTAACTTCGTGGTGTTTAATATTCGCGATCTCGAGGACGAGCTCCGACCAATCGGCATGTATATTACATTGAACTATATTTGGAACCGCGTAAAAACCGAGAGGAAGAAGCGCATTTTGGTAGTCGACGAAGCCTGGCAGCTCATGCAATATCAAGACTCGGCTATGTTTCTATTTAGCATTGCCAAGCGAGCGCGCAAGTATTACTTGGGCTTAACCACCATCTCGCAAGATGTTGAAGACTTCTTGAGCACTCGGCTTGGTCGGGCAATTGTGAATAACTCAAGCTTACAGTTACTGCTTAAGCAAAACCCGGCTGCGGTTGATATTGTTAGCCAGACCTTTAAGCTAACCAGCGAAGAAGCCAAGCTGTTGAGCCAATTTCCGGTTGGCGAGGGCTTATTCTTTGCTGGCTTGAGCCACATTATTTTGCGAATTCTGGCCTTCCCGGGCGAGGAGCAGCTGATTACCACCAACCCAAAGGATATTTTGGATAGCTTGGAGCAAGCCAAGGCTCAGGTTCAGGGCGCATCGGCGGGCGCCCAAGCTGCAGAGGCTCAAAATCTGGCACAGCAAAATGCAACTGGAGCAGAATAA
- a CDS encoding M23 family metallopeptidase: MAQGTITPPDDNIDDNLIHDKNLSNSEWSDFVDNHSTSDGSIRATGREDAADLPTSNRSRGPAVDESGHITAADNVGQNRQQGGGSSMDMAKKVAKQAAGAGGGGSSAATKALGAASSGKDGDKPETAKDKAADKAADAAQIAEAAATIESPTAWLTLAKQAKKHWRALALVSIIALLPVFILIFIVFYAAANPFEFMKAAITNKALGRFVVQSADAIGLPGAAQVRTVLERAGLVIKIEHSNTAIAAPSPTTKPDPGSIDDILARIDWKKAQWQYGNDITCKYRFTFAPFVNYDGQTINEIDKAYDKTTGKEVPPDQATEAVNTCFMNSYPMFNMSTRNPAARSVNKFSDAFLAYSTDKSELYNKPQSEVNKALLEKTVKRIEEKQDSAPKSTEQKVTDFSNRVYSEIQQGKDPEALDYDAIAASVGLTFPNNDQDPQQVTDSMCTYYQVFTAENNVVKGIYSRRDAAVRNALKFLSLAGSGAMYQNSNKEINYTAASIANWADGAGYSLSVGNGNQGIQANAESIHNRAYIIKPEEAIRIGLALRPACAYANFGFPVPIIQQVIKNVGQTAVFNLYKTFRATVVAESSGIFEIGNPNNFGLKDILIGSFRLAGAASVTGTEAGPQNLNRQAMGVQQLTSDYLRTVGGRFLTEQEQAELAVRVEDNARQNEQNKSFLARIFDTASPRSIASQLASRNTSWRDTATYMASTTASLVNIPKLFTDTSSLVAYVATGQKNTAFAASDDIANYFKVDLAGFSSNELKSTNLLDNARAIEKLKKDISDPNDIRTKQMQYYDACFKKDIPNPILFTRIPEDPKDISNTDPAIQKKYLYIKDGFKIGGDGNQLTYNQDVDSDFFKAYTCETTMTNSNPLNMPNINLDFARKYRLYVYYKSQVELLQNLSSDTAPKGFYAGSSKGGAGSGQRNPGGFIWPIGGKTVFSRCGNGHGYQAVDIAYVGNLKPDIYAVADGEVVLADNSNSSSGYGNYLIIKQNDGLYTLYAHNSEVTVAKGDRVSQGDVVAIGGSSGDSSGPHLHFEVRTEDINGPKQNPGDYLPDTPDGQNTQTYCESN; encoded by the coding sequence ATGGCTCAGGGTACAATTACGCCACCAGACGACAATATTGATGACAACTTAATACACGACAAGAATCTCAGCAATTCTGAGTGGTCAGATTTTGTTGACAACCACTCCACTTCCGATGGCTCTATCCGTGCTACTGGTCGGGAGGATGCTGCCGACCTACCAACTAGCAATCGTAGCCGGGGACCAGCAGTAGATGAATCAGGGCATATTACCGCCGCTGATAATGTCGGCCAAAACAGACAGCAAGGTGGTGGTAGCAGTATGGACATGGCAAAAAAAGTCGCCAAACAAGCCGCCGGTGCAGGTGGTGGTGGCAGCTCTGCCGCAACCAAAGCCCTGGGCGCCGCAAGCAGCGGTAAGGATGGTGATAAGCCCGAGACTGCAAAAGACAAGGCTGCCGATAAAGCAGCCGACGCTGCCCAGATAGCCGAAGCAGCAGCCACCATTGAGAGCCCAACTGCCTGGCTAACTCTGGCTAAGCAGGCTAAAAAGCACTGGAGAGCCCTGGCGCTGGTAAGCATAATTGCACTCTTGCCAGTGTTTATATTGATATTCATTGTATTCTATGCCGCCGCTAACCCGTTTGAGTTCATGAAGGCGGCTATTACCAATAAGGCCTTAGGGCGATTTGTAGTCCAGTCAGCCGATGCAATAGGCCTGCCAGGCGCAGCTCAAGTAAGAACCGTACTGGAAAGAGCCGGCTTAGTTATAAAGATAGAGCACAGTAATACCGCAATAGCAGCACCCAGCCCCACAACCAAGCCAGACCCCGGCAGCATAGATGACATTCTGGCCCGCATAGACTGGAAAAAAGCACAATGGCAGTATGGAAACGATATTACCTGTAAATACCGTTTTACATTTGCGCCATTTGTAAATTACGATGGTCAAACTATTAACGAAATCGACAAGGCTTACGACAAAACGACCGGCAAAGAAGTGCCGCCAGACCAGGCTACAGAAGCTGTAAACACTTGTTTTATGAACAGCTACCCAATGTTTAATATGTCAACCCGTAACCCCGCAGCAAGAAGTGTTAATAAGTTTTCAGATGCCTTTCTGGCCTACTCAACCGACAAAAGTGAGCTCTATAACAAACCACAATCTGAGGTAAATAAGGCTCTGCTCGAAAAAACCGTTAAACGGATCGAGGAAAAGCAAGACTCGGCTCCCAAGAGTACCGAACAAAAAGTAACAGACTTCTCCAACAGAGTATATTCTGAGATTCAGCAGGGCAAAGACCCCGAGGCGCTAGATTATGACGCAATTGCGGCCAGTGTTGGATTGACGTTCCCAAACAACGATCAAGACCCCCAGCAAGTTACTGATTCTATGTGTACTTATTATCAAGTATTCACTGCCGAGAATAATGTAGTGAAAGGTATATATAGCCGCCGCGATGCGGCAGTTCGTAACGCCTTAAAGTTTTTGTCGCTAGCTGGTTCTGGTGCCATGTACCAAAACAGCAACAAAGAGATCAATTATACTGCTGCATCTATAGCCAATTGGGCAGACGGCGCGGGCTATAGCTTATCGGTAGGCAACGGCAACCAGGGCATTCAAGCCAATGCTGAGTCTATCCACAATAGAGCCTACATTATCAAGCCAGAAGAAGCTATCCGAATCGGATTGGCGCTAAGACCAGCCTGTGCCTATGCCAACTTTGGCTTTCCGGTACCGATTATACAACAAGTTATAAAAAACGTGGGTCAAACAGCCGTGTTTAATTTGTACAAAACTTTTAGGGCTACTGTTGTGGCTGAGTCTAGCGGGATCTTTGAGATAGGTAACCCAAACAACTTTGGTTTAAAAGACATACTGATTGGCAGTTTTAGGCTGGCCGGCGCAGCCTCGGTTACAGGTACAGAGGCAGGTCCACAAAATCTTAACCGACAAGCCATGGGCGTGCAACAACTTACCTCAGATTACCTGCGTACGGTTGGTGGTCGGTTCTTGACCGAACAAGAACAGGCCGAGCTCGCTGTTAGAGTAGAAGACAATGCACGACAAAACGAACAAAATAAAAGCTTTTTGGCCAGAATATTCGACACTGCTAGCCCGCGTTCAATTGCAAGCCAGCTGGCCAGCCGAAACACCAGCTGGCGTGATACTGCTACTTACATGGCCTCAACAACTGCATCGCTGGTAAATATACCTAAACTTTTTACAGACACATCTAGCCTGGTGGCTTATGTGGCCACAGGCCAAAAAAATACAGCTTTTGCAGCCAGCGATGATATTGCCAATTACTTCAAGGTAGACCTAGCTGGATTCAGCAGTAATGAACTAAAAAGTACCAATCTTCTAGACAATGCCCGCGCAATTGAAAAGCTAAAAAAAGATATTAGCGACCCTAATGACATTCGCACTAAACAAATGCAATATTATGACGCATGCTTTAAGAAAGATATTCCAAACCCTATTCTCTTTACCCGTATTCCTGAAGACCCCAAGGATATTAGCAACACCGATCCTGCCATTCAAAAGAAATATCTTTACATAAAAGACGGTTTTAAAATAGGCGGGGACGGCAATCAGCTTACTTACAATCAAGATGTGGATTCGGACTTTTTTAAGGCCTATACTTGTGAGACTACGATGACCAACAGCAACCCGCTAAACATGCCAAATATAAATCTAGATTTTGCGAGAAAATATCGTTTGTATGTTTACTACAAATCACAAGTGGAGTTGCTACAAAATTTATCCAGCGATACAGCCCCGAAAGGGTTTTATGCAGGCTCTAGCAAGGGCGGTGCGGGCAGCGGGCAGCGTAATCCCGGCGGCTTTATTTGGCCTATAGGAGGAAAGACAGTATTTAGCAGATGTGGCAATGGTCATGGTTACCAAGCTGTAGATATTGCTTATGTTGGCAATCTCAAGCCAGACATATACGCGGTAGCCGATGGCGAAGTGGTGCTGGCCGATAACAGCAACAGCAGCTCTGGCTATGGTAACTACCTGATCATTAAGCAGAATGACGGCCTATACACCCTCTACGCCCACAATAGCGAGGTTACGGTAGCCAAAGGAGACCGTGTGAGCCAAGGTGACGTGGTGGCTATTGGTGGCTCGAGTGGCGATTCGAGCGGCCCCCACCTACACTTCGAAGTCCGTACCGAAGACATAAATGGCCCCAAGCAAAACCCGGGTGACTACTTGCCAGATACACCAGACGGGCAAAATACTCAAACTTACTGCGAGAGTAATTAA
- a CDS encoding N-acetylmuramoyl-L-alanine amidase has protein sequence MSLLQAVSPKFIRPIVMLVTILFVLVSPLQAVAAASPSWRYEAERANWWDKTDLPCGKTSINTSGSSTLPADFPEPARTILTNAANTAGTNANVLAAIYMNEHGINEYRTIPTDRNALNGGAVSSAGATGPFQVLPELWKREWGDINNFEDAAKAAAQNWLKNAAKIGPTPEIGDPNNPKEGTVVFAFKTYNPGSQSYIEAGLKRYQSLGGSTNNGQTSGPAAFLNTKDQFKPVARAASDAGKVFFVGDSIGSAIKDKLKEQYPNIEFDTLPGRGLTGGPAQFQPNGIDVLKASTDKIKNADTVVLELGTNAYDAANFSADVDNAINIIKQAKDSVKIYWIDLAANSPQFQKINTEVYGPMNKTLIDKSNSGNFKLISWFKTVYPEGDPSQPAPTLADSNKLFKAGDNVHPSNPDGVNAYASLVANNLKSGGGTNNTVSASNNCPAANSGGSGNCIDDGAIMKVNDATKLGEAINKYIEQNGGKDAPLKTLGAKFVSGAIRQGVNPFLIVSIAQRESSFGKAVPGNNSESYNSFGLTAASGQPSVSTNGRNWYKWPSWELSLDGGGSEFDEPTYLKKNYLDKGLTKVDQIMMKYAPPSDGNDTAGYIQGIKDGNKKMVDLAGDAISCDGGGQAVRSLKNATVVKSFDGPPINVSSIVVHYTAGQSADGASFVNAIKSNKSCGPQGCSVQVWISDQGQVYQLVDPLNTFTENVNDFNKHSIGIEIDGADENEVMNNSVQFGAVITTIKDLMEIFNIKNEMVCAEPNSKGIFGHMEANDCMNPVPGQGHRDPGANYMAKIRQALGQ, from the coding sequence ATGAGTCTGTTGCAAGCTGTTAGCCCTAAATTCATTAGGCCTATAGTTATGTTGGTTACTATATTATTTGTTTTAGTTTCTCCACTCCAGGCCGTTGCCGCCGCATCGCCCTCCTGGCGATACGAAGCCGAAAGAGCTAACTGGTGGGACAAAACCGACCTGCCGTGCGGCAAAACCTCAATTAATACGTCGGGCAGTTCTACGCTACCGGCAGACTTCCCTGAGCCAGCCCGAACAATCCTAACTAATGCCGCCAATACCGCCGGCACCAATGCTAACGTATTAGCCGCTATCTACATGAACGAACATGGTATAAACGAGTATCGCACCATACCCACCGACCGCAACGCCCTAAACGGCGGCGCGGTAAGCAGTGCGGGGGCGACCGGACCGTTCCAAGTTCTCCCCGAACTGTGGAAGAGGGAATGGGGTGATATTAACAATTTCGAGGATGCTGCCAAAGCCGCCGCCCAAAATTGGCTCAAAAACGCCGCTAAAATAGGCCCTACGCCAGAGATCGGCGACCCCAACAACCCTAAAGAAGGTACGGTTGTCTTTGCATTTAAGACCTATAATCCTGGAAGTCAAAGTTATATAGAGGCCGGCCTTAAACGCTACCAGTCTTTGGGTGGCAGCACAAACAACGGGCAAACTTCTGGCCCCGCTGCTTTTTTAAACACCAAAGACCAGTTTAAGCCAGTTGCCCGAGCCGCTAGTGATGCTGGCAAGGTATTCTTTGTAGGCGACTCTATAGGTAGCGCCATTAAAGACAAGCTAAAAGAACAATACCCCAACATTGAATTTGACACCCTGCCCGGCCGTGGCTTAACTGGTGGGCCTGCTCAGTTTCAGCCCAATGGCATAGATGTGCTTAAGGCTAGTACCGACAAAATTAAGAACGCCGACACCGTGGTATTAGAGCTTGGCACAAACGCTTACGACGCCGCAAACTTTTCGGCCGATGTCGACAATGCTATTAACATAATCAAACAGGCTAAAGACAGCGTGAAAATATACTGGATCGATTTGGCCGCCAATAGTCCGCAGTTTCAAAAGATAAACACCGAGGTCTATGGGCCTATGAATAAGACCCTAATTGATAAGTCTAATTCTGGGAATTTTAAGCTAATATCGTGGTTTAAAACTGTGTACCCCGAAGGAGACCCAAGCCAGCCAGCACCTACTCTGGCCGATTCTAATAAACTGTTCAAAGCCGGCGACAATGTTCACCCGTCCAATCCAGATGGGGTCAATGCCTACGCTAGCCTGGTGGCCAATAACCTCAAAAGTGGTGGTGGCACCAACAATACCGTCAGCGCGTCGAACAATTGCCCGGCAGCTAATAGTGGTGGCTCGGGTAACTGCATAGACGATGGGGCAATTATGAAGGTGAATGATGCCACCAAGCTGGGTGAGGCAATTAATAAATACATAGAGCAAAACGGAGGAAAAGATGCACCCTTAAAAACCCTGGGCGCAAAGTTTGTAAGTGGTGCTATACGGCAAGGCGTGAATCCGTTTCTGATTGTTTCGATCGCGCAAAGAGAATCAAGCTTCGGTAAGGCAGTGCCAGGCAACAATAGTGAGTCGTACAACTCATTTGGGCTAACCGCCGCAAGCGGACAACCCTCAGTGTCAACCAACGGTAGAAACTGGTATAAATGGCCTAGCTGGGAACTTAGCCTAGATGGCGGTGGTAGCGAGTTTGATGAGCCCACTTATCTGAAAAAAAATTACCTAGATAAGGGCTTAACAAAGGTTGACCAAATTATGATGAAATATGCACCCCCAAGTGATGGCAATGATACGGCTGGTTACATCCAGGGCATTAAAGATGGCAACAAGAAAATGGTTGACTTGGCCGGCGATGCCATTAGTTGTGATGGCGGCGGCCAAGCCGTGCGATCGCTCAAAAATGCTACTGTGGTTAAATCTTTTGACGGCCCGCCTATTAATGTAAGCTCGATCGTAGTTCACTATACCGCTGGCCAATCTGCAGATGGTGCTAGTTTTGTTAATGCGATTAAGTCCAATAAAAGCTGCGGGCCTCAAGGCTGCTCGGTTCAGGTGTGGATTTCAGACCAAGGCCAGGTTTATCAGTTGGTAGACCCACTCAACACCTTTACTGAAAATGTTAATGACTTTAACAAGCACTCCATAGGCATAGAGATCGACGGCGCAGATGAAAACGAGGTTATGAATAATAGTGTTCAGTTTGGAGCCGTAATCACGACAATCAAAGACTTGATGGAGATATTTAACATTAAGAATGAAATGGTTTGTGCCGAGCCCAACAGTAAGGGTATATTTGGTCATATGGAAGCCAACGATTGCATGAATCCGGTTCCGGGGCAAGGCCATCGCGACCCAGGAGCAAATTATATGGCAAAAATTAGACAGGCCTTAGGACAATGA
- a CDS encoding PrgI family protein encodes MGQYKVPQNVEAEDKILGPLTIKQFIYVIIALMWGFIAIRLLAPFNLIVGIILALPVSGTLLALGLIQREGVSFENYFLAFIRFNLYPRKRQWQKDANPDVIKNEPKKAVVPELHKSLNQGQLKQLAFIVDTRGNYKDPNLQLPDSSNIATQMSSRVVGPQAAQGEIPNVQPLMPSAPQAAAQVSAPQATPAQTAQAQPGVAPIATQPAPQPPAATAQDDVLDETSTQSTDVGTLLQNVEVNLRNRTVAKMKQSLTAAPKTAKTAPTLTSDRANAQVAAATASQATAGGTLSGNQVATALARLSQQSDHLSVQRLAAQADKAIPLSEGQVVQVRG; translated from the coding sequence ATGGGACAATACAAAGTACCACAAAACGTAGAGGCCGAAGATAAAATTCTTGGCCCGCTAACTATAAAGCAATTTATATATGTAATAATTGCGCTTATGTGGGGCTTTATTGCCATCCGTTTGTTGGCTCCATTCAACCTAATAGTAGGAATTATTTTGGCGCTACCAGTCTCTGGCACACTTTTGGCGCTTGGCCTCATTCAACGCGAAGGTGTGAGCTTCGAAAACTACTTTTTGGCCTTTATTCGCTTTAATCTTTACCCGCGCAAACGCCAATGGCAAAAAGACGCCAACCCCGACGTGATTAAGAACGAACCCAAAAAAGCCGTTGTGCCAGAACTACACAAAAGTCTTAACCAGGGCCAGCTAAAGCAATTGGCGTTTATTGTGGATACGCGTGGTAACTACAAAGACCCCAACTTGCAGCTGCCCGACAGCAGCAATATAGCCACTCAAATGAGCTCGAGAGTGGTTGGCCCACAGGCCGCTCAGGGCGAAATTCCAAATGTTCAGCCGCTTATGCCAAGCGCGCCCCAAGCAGCTGCTCAAGTATCGGCTCCGCAGGCTACACCAGCCCAAACGGCCCAAGCACAACCAGGCGTGGCACCAATTGCGACTCAGCCTGCACCGCAGCCGCCGGCTGCCACCGCCCAAGACGATGTGCTAGACGAAACTAGCACTCAATCGACCGATGTTGGTACTTTGTTGCAAAACGTAGAGGTTAATTTGCGCAATCGCACGGTCGCTAAAATGAAACAATCGCTAACTGCGGCACCAAAAACCGCCAAGACTGCGCCCACCCTCACTAGTGATAGAGCCAATGCTCAAGTTGCCGCCGCCACAGCAAGCCAAGCTACTGCTGGCGGCACCCTGTCTGGCAATCAAGTTGCCACCGCTTTGGCCAGATTGAGCCAGCAAAGTGACCACCTATCGGTGCAGCGCTTGGCGGCTCAGGCCGACAAGGCCATTCCGCTTAGCGAAGGCCAAGTGGTACAAGTTAGAGGTTAG